Below is a window of Nicotiana tabacum cultivar K326 chromosome 19, ASM71507v2, whole genome shotgun sequence DNA.
ACTCTTGGAGCAACAACACCCACTGCATCAAATGCTGCTTGGACCTCTTCTTACTCAACATGTATTTCAAGGCTAAGTGATCAGTGTGTACAATCACTTTACTCCCCACAAGGTATGATCTAAACTTATCAAAAGCAAAGACCACAGCAAAGAACTCTTTCTTAGTAGTGGCATAGTTCAGTTAAGCATCATTCAGCGTCCTGCTTACATAGTAGATGGGCCTAaacattttctcttttctttgccCTAGAACTGCTCCCACaactacatcactagcatcacacattatATCAAATGGCTGACTCCAATCAGGTGTCACCATAATAGGAGCACTCACAAGCTTTTCTTTTATCAATTCGAATGCTCTTAAGCACTCTATGTTGAAAACGAACTTGACATCTTTCGCTAGCAATGCAGTCAACAGCTTGGTAATGCTGGAAAAGTTTTTGATGAACCTCATATAGAACCCAGCATGTCTCAAGAAACTTTTTATGCTCTTCACAGAAGTTGGTGGAGGGAGCCTAGCAATTACGTCAACCTTAGCtctatcaacttcaattccatgggCTGTTACTTTGTGGCCCAGGACAATTCCCTCCTTcaccatgaagtgacacttctcccagttAAGAACTAAGTGAGTGGCTTTACAACGTTCAAGCACGAGCTTCAAATTCATCAAGCAATCCTCAAAGTCATCACCAAAGTgggtgaaatcatccatgaacacctctagACACTTCCCGTTTAAATCGGAGAATATAGACACCATGCACCTCTGAAAAGTGgcaggtgcattacacaacccaaacgaCATCCTTCTGTAAGCAAAAATACCTGACGggcaagtgaatgtggtcttctcaaCATCTTCTAGGGAAATTGGTATCTGATTGtagcctgagtacccatccagaaagtAGTAGCATCCATGTCCAGCCACTTTCTCGAGCATTTGATCAATACAAGGGAGTGGGAAGCGgtctttccttgttgcatcattcaacattctataatcaatgcacattttcCACCCAGTGActgttcttgtggggatcaactcattGTCTTTATTTTTCACCACTGTCATGCCTCCCTTCTTAGGTACAACTTGCACTAGACTAATCCACTGGCTATCAGAGATAGGAAAAATCACTCCCGCATCTAGCAATTTGATGATCTCCTTGTGCACTACCTCCTCCAAAATTTTGTTTAACTTGCGTTGGGGTTGTACCACTGGCTTGCTATTTTCTTTCAACAAAATTTTGTACATGCAAATGGCTGGACTGATTCCTTGAATATTAACTATGCCCCAATCAATTGCCTTCTTATGTTTTTTCAACAGCTCCACCAGCTTTTTCTCATGTGTACCTGTCAAGTCAGCAGAAATAATCGCAAGAAAATTGTTAGTTTCAAGAAAAGCATATTTCAAGTGAGTGGGTAGGACTTTCAATTCCACATTAGGCTTAGAAGCATCCTCTTTTAGTTCCTCCTCATCAACCACTTGATCTTCAGTTTCAAGAGCTTCAACCTCTTTCTTTACTTCAGGATCTTCATCATCCATTGTGCTAGACTGAGCAATACACCTCTCTAGAGTATCCCCCACAAGCTAATCTGACTTATATTTTTCAGCCAATTCCCCAATGATATCTAGCTTGAAACACGAGTAGGCGGATGCCTCATCACTGGGGTATTTTATCATCCTCTTATCTGAAATACCACTTTTTTATTTCCCACTCTGAGCATAAGCTGCCCTTTATAGATATCAAGGATAATTCTACTTGTATATAAAAATGGACTCCCCAGAATTAGAGGCACCTCCTTTTTTATCTTCATATCCACCACAATAAAGTCTACAGGGAACACAAACTTGTCCGCCCGCACTAGAATATCTTCAATGATTCCCTCAGGTAGAATGGTGGTCTAATCAGCCAGTTGTAGGGATACTGGTATTGATTTGATCACTCCATGCTCACATTTCAGTTTCCTAAATACAGATAGGAGCATTAGATTTATAGACGCCCCAGAATCACAGAGGGCCTTGTCGAATTTTTCACTCCCCAACGAGCATGGTATGGTGAAGCTTCCTGGGTCCCCACACTTTTGGGAAATTTTGTTTTGCAATATGGCACTACAGTGGGCATTTAGCTTGACCACTATTATTTCCTCTAATTTTCTCTTGCTAGACAGAATTTACTTCAAGAATTTTACATAAGCAGGCATCTGAGTGAGTACCTCTGTCAAGGGAATGTTCACATAATGTTTCTTGAgcatctccaagaatcgcccaaaataTTTGTCAAGTTTCCCCCGCTTCATCTTTTGAGGGAATGGTAGATCTGGCATGTGTCTACTTTCTTCAATCTCCTTTTGTACCCCACTACTCTGGCCTTTTTGTTATTCACTCTTTTTCTCAGCTGGTGTCTCAGTCTGCCTGTTAACCATCTCAGGTCTAGCCTTCACCACTGGGTCAGTCAATGCTTTGCCACTTCTCAGAGATACAACTTTGATTGTTTCGTTTGGGTTCTTTTCAGTGTCAGATGGAAGAGTCCCAGGCACCCTCTCAGACAATAAATTTGTAATTTTTCCCATTTGTATTTCTAAATTCCGGATAGCCATGCCCTGAGTATCCAATTTTTCATCTGTTTTGTTGATGAATGCCTTCATGAGATCTTCCATATTTGACTGATTTGGCTGTGGTGGCTGGTATTGCTGCCTCTGCTGGTTCTGAAAACCTGGTGGTCCTTGACCCTAGGGTCTGAGATTATTTTGCTGCCATGAGTTCAAACTCCCATTAGGTGAACTTCACAAAAAATCTGGATGTATATGACACATAGCATTATAGTTGTTCCCACCTTGGTAGTTTTCTCTATTAAAATTCCCCACTGCGTTGACTTCCTCACCTGATGCTTGACACTCATGTGTAGGATGTCCCAATCCACAAAAGTCGCATGCTGCTTGCGGCTCACTCTGTACCTTGGCCAATGTCAACTTCTTATCTCCTTGGCCATGTTGTCTAGATGGGCTTGCATGGATGTGTTAGAGTCCACCTGGTGAACCCAACTGATTTTCTCCTGTCATTACTTTCAGTCGACCATTGATTCGCATCCTCAGATAATTGATCAAGAATTAAGACAACCTCCTCCGGCATTTTCTTCATTAGTGGCCCTCCACATGCAGTATTCAGAGTTTGTCGCGAAGATGGTATCATCCCATTCCATAAATCCTGGATTTGCATCCACAAATCAATTCCATTATGCTGACACTTTCTGACTATCTCCTTAAATCTCTCCCATACTTCGAAAACCATTTCTGTCTCCTTCTGGCAAAAATTGTGAATTTTCCTTCTGAACTTCCCTGTTTCTACTGTTGAGAAGTACTTGTCAAGAAAATTCTTGGTCATATCTTCCCATGTCTTGATCGAACTTGTGGGTAAACTACGAAGCCATTGCTTCACATCATCTTTCAATGAAAAGGAgaatgcccttaagtagactGCATCCTTTGATTCTCCattgtattggaaggtgttcatGATTTCTTCAAAATTCATCAAGTGAGTATTAGGATCTTCGCTCACCTTCCCTCTAAAAATTCAGTTGTTTTGGATAGTTTGAAGCAAGCCTTGCTTCAATTCGAAATTGTTTGCTGCTATGGGTGGAGGTCTGACACTTGACAGTCCTTGATTATAGACTGGCCTAGCATAGTCACCCATTGATCTTCCAGGCCTGGGTGCTGCATTCTCAAATTGGTCTTCAACCAAAGGTCGATTTAGATTGAATCTTCGACCCCCTTCATCGTTGACGGTCTCATCCGCAATTCTCCGTGCAACTTCTAGTTATGCTGCCTCTCTTGCAACTAAGTCTACTCCATCATTCTCTTCGTTTGCCATGGTATCTTGAGTCGAAGTTTGACCCAAGAATTTTTCTGTTACGTCTCTTTCAGTTGTCGTAGGTGTTTCTCCAACTCTGGTTCGTAGGGTATCACTTCCTTTGAAGGCGATCGAGTCATACACCAGATAAATCAAACATGTATCCTGCACCCAAGTGAGAATCTTGAATAACTAAAGTAAAGTTGGTTTCTGAATTAGTACTAAAAATTACTTTAAACACTATTGATTttcaatccccggcaacgacgccaaaatttgacgagcacaaaacacaacacaaaatgattgctcgctagtcaaagatagtataattTAATTATCCTTCCACAGGGATTGGATCTAAACAGTGTTCGAAGAATCTTCAGTTGATTACTATCCAGGAAAATTAATACTTGATTTGATGACTATTTCTATGATTACTACTAAAAATTAAGCAAGTGACAGCTGATCATAAAAGACACTAGATGAGCAACGAAgaaatatcaatgagagaaataagggtATTTGACTAGATATGTGCAAGATAATTGACTCAggatccaattcttgagttaattcactctataatactgttgattctcacgaattcaacaGATAATCAGATTACACTTGAAGTTAATGTCCCTCTTTCGATTAAACGTTAATTTTagtaattaatccaattgaaGCACGACAAACAATTGCAACAATAAAATGATGATTAAGATCTAAATGGTAACTTCTCACgaatattttcctattttctagttcgattaacaattcaagaggctctttcgattacctttgtgaatcatgaatttaaactagagcataagatgtAAAGCAATTCAATATAAtgctcctctttcgattaagcaaAATAAGAACTAATTCCACAATACGAATTAAAACTCCATCAATTCGTTCTAAACAATTATCAAGAATTAAATCCTTAATCAAGTTATCAAAACATCATATCTGTCATCACCCTAATGAAAATTACTCCATAACAATGGAGTAATACATCTCAAATAAGTTTAAGAATAAATAAAACATCAAAGCTTCTGATTTCGATACAAACTCCTGCATCGCACCGATTGCAGGTTGTATATTTGATGAGTTCTTGAGTCTTCTTGCCTTTGTTGGTTTTCCAATCTTTCGTAGGTCAAAAGTCCcctaaaaatcatatttttggtgtatttataccatgtagaaaCAAGCTCGAGTGAAACTACCCTTTCCTAGCTAAACTTGAAGATTACTCTGCCAAATTTGCACAGTAGCGACGCGTGCCGCTGAGGATTTCTAGAGAGCTCGCATTTTTCTTCTCATGCCATATTTGCACTGTCGCGCCTCGCggtgccccatgcggcgcggtagTGGCTTTTACTCAGAGTGAATTCATGCGTTCACTTTTTGATacccagacttggtcctcgaccctcgAAAATGATTCCGGCCTAATTttttgggcttctactcagacttcaaaattCCAACTTATTCGATTTCAGTCCAAATTACCTAAATAGCTCAGAATCATtttctacaaggcataaaatatgtaataagtataattcactatcatttaagGTCAAACACacgtaaaatgcaataattagagtgcaatactatggctaaaatacgggtttctagcctaccatcaatggTTCATGTCCTAAACCTGATGATAATTCACCTAATCTAAAATAATGGAATAGATGTAATAACATGGTCATATCCTAGTTAACGAGCTCGCTCTCGCCAGAAATAGCAGAGAGTGTTCAATATTCAGAAACAACTGAGAGCATTTGGGAGCAATTGAATAAACAATATGGAATAATAAATGGTACAAATAATTTTGAAATCAAGAAAGAGCTTGCCTCTACTGTGCAGGGAGCTCTTGACATTGCTTCCTATTTCAACAAGCTAAAAAAGTTGTGGGATGAACTGAGGGTAATGTGCAGCAAAAAGGTAAATGAATGTGTATGTCCTGTGAAAGCTGAACATTTGAGGGATGAAGAAGAGGATAGAGTTCATTAGTTCCTTATGGGTCTTAATAAGATATATGTTGGAGTCAGGAGTAATATTTTGATGATGCAACCATTGCGATCTCTTGACAGTACATATAACATACTACTccaagatgaaaaataaagacaAGCAAATCCTAATTCCCAGTTTAACTCTGAGTCAACCTCTTTCCAAGTGTCTGCCATCAATAATAAGGCCATCAATCCTCCTCCTCAGAGGCAGTATaatcaaagtgtgagttttgaccAGAGCAAAGGTGGTATGATTAATCTATTTTGCAAATATTACAAGAAGCCTTGACACTTAATTGATAAGTGTTACAAGCTTCATGGCTTTCCACCAAATTTCAAGTTCACCAAAGGGAAGGGAGTTGCAGCACATGTAACTGTAGAAAATGAGTTCTCAAATAGCTTTACTTCTTATCCCTCTGGTCCTACTCCTGGTTCTAGCACTGTTGTGGTTATAAATCATGACCATCAAGGGTCTGCAGTACCTGGATTAACACAACAACAATACACACAGTTGATGAATCTTCTTCAACAGTCTCACTTGTCTGACTCTATTCCTCAACCCAATCTCATGGCATCTGCTAACTTTGCTGGTATTTTGCTGCCTGATTCTGTAGAATATGGTTCAAGTTCTTGTATGCTGACACAATCCACTAAATCCACTAGTTTCACAAACCTAATTTGGATAATTGATTCCGGTGCAACTGATCacataacttcaaacaaagatgttCTTTTTAACATTATTTCCCTGACTGTTCCTTACCTTGTATCCCTTCCAAATGGATATAAGGTCAAGGTAACAAGTACAGGATTGTATTCCTTAAATAAATCGATCACTCTCCACAATGTGCTTTATGTCCCATCTTTTCATCACAATCTCATTTCTGTTTGCAGACTAGTACAACAGTTGCATTGTATAATCATGTTTACCGGTACTGGTTTTTTCATTCAGGCCCATTTTCTGAAGAGGCCTCTAGCGCTTGGTAGAGTAAGCAATGGACTCTACAAGTCTCAATCGACAATATTATCTCTTCCCAGAACTCTGTGACTGAGAACTTCACTTCCTGCAACTCACTTTCACCTTATACTTTTGTTACTAGTACTTCATTTATAGATAGTTCCATTCCTACTTGTAATAAAGCTGCATTGTATGAAATAAATATTGTTTGGCATCAAAGATTAGCTCACACTCTTTTTATAAGGATGAAAAATATTCCTGCTATTTCTTCTGCCATTTCCTCTAAACAATGTTTTCCTTGCAATGTGTGTCCTATGGCTAGACAAACAAGGTTGTCATTTCCTGATAGTAGTATCCAAAGTGCTAAACCTTTTCAACTTATTCATGTTACCACCTGGGGACCCTATCACACACCAACCTACTCTGGTTCTAGATAATTCTTAACAATTTTTTATGATTTCAGTAGATCTACATGGACTCATTTGATGGGTTCTAAAAGTAATGCCTTTTCTTGGCTAAAAGATTTTGTTTTGATGGTTAAAACTCAATTTAATGTGACTGTCAAAACCATTAGAAGTGATAATGCCTTGGAGTTGGGCTCTAGTCATTCAgccatatcttttttttttctgaccATGACATTATTCATCAAACCACCTGTCCACACACACCACAACGAAATGATATAGTGGAGAGAAAGCACAGAACCTTACTTGAAGCATCTAAAGCATTGCTTTTTCAATCCAAAGTACCACTAAGATTCTTGGGGATTGTCTTTTGACAACCACTTATCTCATAAATAGGCTACCTTCTAAATTGCTGAACAATAAATCTCCTTTTGAAATATTGTATGGGAAGGAACCTACTTATTCTCATTTGAGGACTTTTGGCTGCCTTTGCTATGCCACTGTGCCCATTCCACAAAGGGACAAACTCCTACCTAGGGCTATAGTGTATTTTTCTTGGTTATCCCTATGCCAAGAAAGGCTACAAGTTGTATAATCCGGAATCAAACAAATGCTTCATCTCTAGAGATGTTATTTTTCACGAGCATCAATTTCCTTTTGCTGAACCTTCTAGTTCATATGTTGCTCCTATTTCTGAGTCCCCTCTCTCAACTACTTCCCTCTCTGAGGAACCTAATCCTTATCCTTTTACACCTGATCCATCTTTCCCTACTTCTGCCCTTCATCATTTTCCCCCTACTTTCCCTGATCCTTTACCATCTACTGATTCTTCAGCTTCTCATTCTCATATGTCTTCTACTTCTTCTAATCCTTCTTCTACTTATTCTGATCCTCTGCCCGTAAGGAGGTCTGATAGGCCTCATAATCCTCCTTCTTATTTGCAAGATTATCAATGTCAACTTCCTgcatttttttcttattcttctaTTCAGCACTTAGAGTTTGAACCACATACTTATGCTCAGGCAGCTCCTATTCCAGCTTGGCAGGATGCCATGAAGAAGGAGTTTGAGGCTTTACAGGTAAACAACACTTGGGACATTATTGAATTACCTCCAGGGAAGAAACCTATAGGGTGTAAATGAGTCTATAAAGTTAAAAATAGGGCTGATGGTAGTGTTGAGTGATACAAAGCACGGTTTGTTATTAGGGGCGACACACAGGTTGAAAGGGAGGATTTCAATAAAACTTTTTCCCCTGTGGTGAAGTTATCTACTGTTAAATGTCTTATGGCTATTGTTGTTAAGAAGGGTTGGTCTTTATTTCAACTCGATGTAAATAAtgcttttcttcatggtgatttagATGAGGAGATGTATATGAGATTGCCTCCAGGTctctccatttcttcttcttcttctacttctctTATTGCCTCTCTAGTGTGCAAGCTAAAGAAATCCCTCTATGGTTTGAGACAGGCATCCAGGCAATGGTATGTAAAGTAGTCCCAAACTTTGTGTTTAAGAGGATACACTCAATCTTTAAATGATTATTCCCTGTTTGTTAAGGGATCTCCTGGTAACATAGTTGTTGTTGCAGTTTATGTGGATGACATAATCTTAACAGGTGACAATCTTGCTGAAATTTTAGCTTTGAAACAATTTTTAGATAATGAGTTTAAAATCAAAGATCTGGGGCTTTTGCATTATTTTCTAGGGATTGAGGTATCCACTTCTCCCAATGGGATTTTATTAAACCAAAAGAAATTTATAACTGATTTGCTTAGGGAATATAATGCTTGGATGTGTCCTCTGTTGTTAGTCCTTTGGATTTAAGTATGGAGTTGCGGGCTAACTTTGGGGACTTATTGCCAAATTCTGAGAAGTATTCATAGTTTGATTGGTAAACTTTTGTTTTTGACTCATACTCGACATGATATCTGCTTTAGGGTGCAACATTTAAGTCAATTCTTGCAAGCACCTCGTTTACCTCATATGTCTGCTGCATTGCATATGTTGAGATATTTGAAGGGCACGGTTGATATTGGATTGATTTACTCTAATTCCCCTGATTATACTCTCACAGCTTACTCTGACAGTGATTGGGCAGCTTGCCCCGACACTAGGAAATCAGTTACAGGGTTTTGTGTATTCTTGGGGTGATAGTTTGGTGGGTTGGAAGTCGAATAAACAACCCGTTGTTTCCCTTTCCTCTACTGAAGCTGAGTACCGAGCTCTTAGCAAACTTGTGGCTGAACTCACATGGTTATCAAGACTGTTGACTGGTGTTTATGTTCATGTTCCACAACCTATTTCTGTTTTTTGTGATAACCAAGAAGCAATACACATTGCTAAGAATTCTCTATTCCACGAGCGTACCAAACACATTGAGGTGGATTACCACTTCATCCGAAAAAAGCTTGCTGAAGGTTTGATTAAGTTGTTCCATGTCCCCACCTCCAGGCAGCTCGTGGACATCTTTACCAAGCCTTTGATCGGAGTTCTTCACCATTCTTTTTTGTCCAAGTTGAAGGTGTTGTCCCCCTCCAACTagggggggagggagggggggTTGGGCTATCTGAATATTTCGCCTCAGGCCCAAAACATAAAAGCATAAGTGGCCCAtagtatttattttgtattaGTTGGCATTTGTAATAGTTAGACTGTTTTGTTTAGTTTAGCCAATTTTACTTCTGTACATATTGTAAAGACTGGTTATATGCTTTGTATATAAGTGAAGGAGGCCCAAAACTGTAAGGGATGATCAATGCTATTCACTCAGAATACTTTCTCTCCTCTCTCATGTTCTCTCGAACTTTCATCATGAAACCCTACCCAAATTTCGCAAATTCTAATTGATTTAGCATGTTAACACTTATAGACTTCAAATCCTCTCTCATGTTCTCTCGAACTTTCCTCATGAAACCCTATCCAAATTTCGCAAATTCCAATTGATTTAGCATGTTAACACCTATAGACTTCAAATCCTAAAATCGCGTTTGCAATCGCTATGTTCCTTGCTTCAAGATTAATATCTTTACGCGGACATCTCATCATACCGGCCATTAGAAGCTCAAATATTTTAACACAAAATCTTTCCGAAGTTTTGAATTTCTTATCAGAACTTGAATTTTGACCTCATTCGAAATCCATCGAATGATTTTATTTAAGTTTTCATATTGTTAATATGGAACTATGGAGTTCTCAATTGGATGCTAGTGGTTAAGAAAGCACTTAGATTGGAACTTTTAGTGGTGTAATCGAATTGAAATTGGGACCTCTTGGTTAGGACAACTGTCGCGCTCCATATCTAATCTACTTTCTAATATTGCCGATCGATGTCTAGTCAATTTAGAACGTTCTTTCCCTTTTCCCCCTTTTCCCTTTGCGAAATTCTTACTTCTTATAAGCAAATAATCGGATTGAATATCTCAATCTTTTTAATCTTACCTTTTTGCAATTTCTCATAAAGAGTATGATTAAGAACAATTCAAACAGAGAATTAGTACTTTTTACATTTCACAACAAAGGAAACATGTTACAGGAGCACTTGAAAAACTCAATCACCCAGGAGCATAAccacaaataaaataaataaaataaaaagaagacatTATCTTATTTTTCCTTCGTGTAAGGGGTGGGGCAGGGATAAGGAAGGATGAATAATTTGTCATTCCATGGACTATGCATAATACATTAAGTCTCTTGAAATTATGCCATAAAAGAAAGTCACCAACTGAAGCTAATGGACTCAAAATGAAGGTTGGAAGCTAAACCAGAGGAACAAATGTTTGCAACTTCATGTCTCATCTTCTTTGGCCCACACACTAGTACTCCAACACTTGATTCTTTCCTCTCAAAAAGAATCTCTGCATCAAATTTACAACTTTTTTAAAGGAGAGTTCTTCAAATTGTAGCAGGTAAGAGTCTCCAGTAGTTCTATTAATTAGTAAAAAGTTAGGTAATTTGATCGATTCTATAGCTAAATCATCTtgggatttaagttatatacaaaaAGCCATAGAATTGTTTTTACACCATTAGTTAAATTTAACGGATTAAAATATGTTATTActctatttttcaaattaatataTAAACTTGATATATGACGACTGATATATTTTTTGATAAACTTACTTTTGAGGTCTGGCCTTTCACCAAAATGGAGATTAGTTGACTGAAGAAGTGACTGTTGGGGCAAACTCTCCATTTCCCTATCTGCATTATAGAACCAAGAATTAGGTGAAGCCATTGGAGTTGCTCCTTCCATGTTCTGAATTTGGTTGGCTTCCACTCCAGTGTGTTTCTTGTTCCAAAGAAATGCTGCAGTACTTGTGATGACTATGGAAATGCAAATGAGAAGCATATTCAGCACAGCCTTTATCGGATAAGAGTAGATGTCATTGGTATTTTTATCAATTGGATAGATGTAATATCTATTCAAAGCCCCCAAAGAAATCAAGAAAATGATGAAGGAAGATGATATGATAGCACCGAGCCAAAGCCAATTGTTCTGGCCAAGAATAGGAGTGATGGGCTGATCAGATGGGTTGGGTTTGAACCATATGGTCCTCAAGTTCTTCTTGTCTTCTGCTAATATGGGTTGCTTTTCTCTTGTTACATAAGCCTCAATTTGTAGGCCTAACTTGGAAGTTTCTGAAGGGGCACCAGAAATGGGAAGGAGAAGGTCTAACATGGTAAGGTCCTCTGAATTCTTGAACACACTTATGAGTAGGATTTCTGGTGTCTTGCATTTCTGTGACTCACTTGTGTGGATTAGCTCCCTTATTATGGAGATGAAAGGGGTGATTCCACTCCCGCCGCTCACCATAATCAATAAATCATGCCTGTAGCAAGCAAATgcaaaaaagttttaaaatgtatatataaaataataagatCCTAAACCTCTGCTacacaatataatattttcaatCATGTTAAGTTTGTTGCATCATCTCATGTGACAATTTACCAATTTCATTACCAAATTGACCGTTAAGTGTTAAGTGGCTAGCCCTCCCTGCATCTATTGATGGCATGTATGAGGACATAGTAGTCAATTGCACAGTGAAACTTACCATGTTCCTGAACTCTAATGAACCTAATTATGTACCATACTTTAGATGACAAAATGAAACTATCTGTGTTATCCTTTTCATAAATACCTTAGGAAATGTGTGGAAGGAGGTCCATAAGGTCCTTCAACAGAGACATTAAGACGATCTACAGAAATAGGGGAAGAAAGCATCTGGTAAAGCTTCTTGGACCAACTTCCTTCACCCTTAATGACAACACTGAGCTTCTCTGCCTCTAAACTACTGCTTGAAGTGATGGTAAATGGATGCCATTGCATTCTTGAAATGCTAGGTACATTCACAAACATGATGCTAGTTGGTGTAAAACTTAAACCTGTGGATTGAAAAAAGGATAAGAATGTCAATTTGGCTATGTGAATTATCTTATAACATTCTACCTCAATCACTGTCAATGTAAATGATGTTAGTTCCTTCAGTTACCTTTACTCTTGGAGAAGTTTAGCTCAACAGTTTCACATGGTAGAACTCGAGCTGAGACCAAACGAACATTTGATCGCGACTGTAAGAATCTCAAGTATCGATCAACAATGAAGAGGTAGAAACCGGGAAGCATAATTCCAGCATAAGAGACGCCAACATGGTAAACAAAGAAGACGACGAAGAGAATGTAGAGGTGGTGAGTGTAGAAAAAGAGCTCAAACATCTTTCTCCTAATGCGAGGGAATGTTGCTATCCACAAAACCAATCCAGAAAGCAGTGACAACTCTCCAGCCAAATTTGAGATATCGGTTTTTCCCCATTTAAGCATCTGTTTCATTTCAATCAAGAAAAAAATCTAGTTAGCTAGAAATTCACCAAGAATATTTGGATTTAGTTGTGTTTTAGTACCTCTCAGGATAAATCCTACAATAGGTTTAGTAGTAAACTATTTAATTAATGTGATTCTACTGTAATTAGTTTGTGCACTCCTTTGAGTTGTCTTTACCAGTTGATATATTAGGAAGAACAGAAAGAATAAAAAGGTCAATTCTTTTATTCCCTTTGTAAAGTATAAAAACTTGATTGACGGAATATCTTCTTAAAAAATGCTTGGACCAACACTCCAAGAGTTGACTACATGGAGATCCAAGAAATTTGCTCCTTTTTTATatcttatttaatttttatttgtaaGCGTGTCATCTAGATATGGAAAGTACTATTCTGCTTTTCTTGCTAACATAGACTTGACGTATTGCAGAGAAATATGTGATATAAAGTTGATATAACCccaataaaacaaaataaaaaaaactaaaaacaaatttAATACAAACAAACAAAGCACAATATCACTTTCTgtttttcttgatcttttctatGTTCACTTCactccatcaaatatgacctctACCTTTACGTCATAATTATATCATCCTAACCTAGTTGAGTGTATGTACATCTTCCCTATATATAAATAGGAGTAATTTTTA
It encodes the following:
- the LOC107807141 gene encoding ferric reduction oxidase 2 — protein: MDSRMAQRSSSPSSSNSNGFQAIIMALLLTVTIGYFLLLIVTPTNMYRQIWTPKIKAQTATSTYFGAQGRTLLLNTFPFIFIAVLGCVYLHLWKKSNDKNINRVEGKQKLTIWRRPIIMKGLGIVSRIELCFFVMFIALLVWTFASYLRIIFPTITPKSVAKSGEKVWEAKLEDSALRLGLVGNIALTFLFVPVTRGSSVLQVFGLTSEASVKYHIWLGHIVMTLFSAHGICYIIYWAATHQLSEMLKWGKTDISNLAGELSLLSGLVLWIATFPRIRRKMFELFFYTHHLYILFVVFFVYHVGVSYAGIMLPGFYLFIVDRYLRFLQSRSNVRLVSARVLPCETVELNFSKSKGLSFTPTSIMFVNVPSISRMQWHPFTITSSSSLEAEKLSVVIKGEGSWSKKLYQMLSSPISVDRLNVSVEGPYGPPSTHFLRHDLLIMVSGGSGITPFISIIRELIHTSESQKCKTPEILLISVFKNSEDLTMLDLLLPISGAPSETSKLGLQIEAYVTREKQPILAEDKKNLRTIWFKPNPSDQPITPILGQNNWLWLGAIISSSFIIFLISLGALNRYYIYPIDKNTNDIYSYPIKAVLNMLLICISIVITSTAAFLWNKKHTGVEANQIQNMEGATPMASPNSWFYNADREMESLPQQSLLQSTNLHFGERPDLKKILFERKESSVGVLVCGPKKMRHEVANICSSGLASNLHFESISFSW